The genomic interval GGCAGACAAAGGTGAAGTCCGCCGGGTAGAAGGCTAAAACGACCCACTTGCCCCTGTAGTCAGAAAACCTCAGCTTTCCGATGTCGTCCTTCTCCGGGAAGTAGGCATCGGCCTCAAAGTCCGGAACCACTTCTCCAACCTTGACCATGGGTTTCACCTCACATTTTATTAGACCTCCCTAATTTAAAAAGGTTGTTCTAACAAAATGAGAAGTTTTGAATTTAGAATGCTTTCACTTTGAAAGTCAAATTTAAATAACTCACAAGATAAACCTAGTTCGGTGATAACATGAAGGTTAAGACAATTCTCGGAACGGCAAGAGAGGGGAGGAAGAGCGAGAGGGTGGCAAGGTATCTAACTAAAAAGGCCTCCGAGCTCGGCTGGGAGGCAGAACTGATAGACGTCAAGGATTACCCCCTCTGCTACACCCACCGCTGGAAAATAACTCCCGAGATGGAGCGTTATAGAGCAAAAATCTTCGAGGCCGATGCCCTCATCATAGTGGCCCCGGAGTACAACGGGAGTTATCCTGGCGAGCTTAAGATACTCCTCGACACGATATTCGATGAGTACGAGGCCCTTCCAGTTGAGATAGTGGCCGTCTCATCAGTTACCGGGGGAGTAAGGCTCCTCCAGGAGCTTAGATTGGCGGCCGTAAACTACCGCATGCTTCCCGTTGGGCAGGTGCTGTTCTACAAAGTTGATGAGCTCTTTGAGGGCGATGAGCTGAGGGACAAGAAGTACAAGGAGAGGGTTGAGAGACTCCTCAAGACTCTCGAGAAGTACGCGAGGGCGTTGAAGCCGATAAGGGACGAGGTAAGGGAGAGGCTGAAGGAAAAAGAAGAGCACCTTTGACGTCTTTTTGATAGATTAGCATTAGCTCCAGAGAATAGAAGAATAGACAGCAGAAAAGAAAAAGGCCCATCACGGGCCGAATATCTTCTCCACCTCTTCCGCATCGGGAGCGGCGAAGGTCGAGAAGTCTATCTCCGCCTGGCTGGTTATTATGGTCGTTGACCTTATGTCTATGATGCCGTCAGCGCCGAGGAGCTTGAAGGCTATGACCCTAACCCTCTCGCCGTTCTGCGGGTTCCTTCCCGTGTAGACCTCCACAAAGGTTCTGTCGAGGTAGTTAACGGCTATCCTGTTCGTGTTTAGCTTTCCTTTCTCTCCACCGATGCCCGGGTCGTCGAGCGCTATCATGGTGTTGCCCTTTGAGTCCGTTACCGCGTAGACGGTGATTACCGTGTCCTTGTCTCCAAGCTTATCCCACTGGACGGGGACTACCGGGATGAAGGGCCCGTTTCCAAAGGTTATGTTTATCATCCTGGCCTCTGGAATTTCATCGAAGGGCCATTCTCCGAATTTGTCGTCGAAGATTGCCCTGAGGGGCGGGCTCGTTGGCGGGAAGTTCCCGCTCTCTTCCCAGTCTTTTGTGCCCGTGTCTGTCCTCTGGGCGTTTTCAAAGGCTCCCTTCAGGAGCTCGCTCACCTTAGTTGGGGTTTTAGCAGATACCTTCGTAACCTCTCCCTTGACCGTGAGGCTGACGAGCTGTTCGGCCAGCTGTTTAAGGTCCGCCTTCATGGCGAAACCGGTTATAGTGTACTCTCCGGGCCTGAGGTAGGACTCCTCGAGGGAAGCCGCTTCGATTGTGCTCTCGTTCGAGGGTTGGAGGATTATTGGCATCATGGCGCTCGTTTGGCCGCAGTCCAGTGTGAACTCGATCTCCTGCTCGGGAATAGGCTGGAGAGGGGCGATGGTGGGGCCATTCAGCGGTCTGTAGCAGAAACCTCCACCTAGGGGATCCGTCTCCGCAACCACATCACCAAACCCGCCGATTGGGGGTATGAGATAGGTTCCGTTCTCGTCCGGGTGGATTCTGGCTATTTCTTTGCCTGTTTCAGGGTCTATGAGGACGAGCGATATCTCCTTGCTCCCACCGATTAGGGTAAGCTCTGTCCCGTTCTCGGGGACGCCGATCTTGACCGCTCCTATCTGTCCCGCTCCGACAGTTCTTCCGCCTTCGCGAATTCTCGTTAAGGCACTCCCCGTGCCGGCGTGGTATATCTCAAGGTCTCCCTCGCTGTAGCCCTTAACGGCGGCCATTCTTTCAACCATCCCCCTGCGGTCCAACTTCTTCACCTCGCCGTTCGAGACGTAGAAGAACGAACCGTCTTCCCGGTAGAACGGCTCTATCGGCTCGCCGGTGGTGGCGTTCTCCCAGTAGGCTGTTTCGACGGCGCTAACTTCCACGAGGGCCCTTAGGTTGAGAACCTCATGGTACTTGAGCTGCGCCACTTCCTGGAGTATGGCTACCCTGGCCTTGGCGTCATCTTCTTTCTCCACGGCCTTCAGCATGACTGCAGCGCTCTCTTCCCAGCCGCTTATCTCGGGGCTTTCAAGCCCGAAGTCCAGCTTTTCGAGCTTCTCCTTGGCATCGGCTATCTCTTTGTCGTAGGTATCTATGAGGGCGCTAAGCTCCGCCTCGTCCGCTTCCCAGTCGTACTGAGGAGGAAGGGGCGTGGGTATCGTGTTGAACGAAGAGGTCTCGCTTATGGGAAGTGAGACAACTCCCAGTTGCCCGTCCTCTATGAAAGCGGTCGCCCTGAGCCCAACGGTTCCATCGGTGTTTAGAACCTTGAAGGCGATTACCTTGAGCTCCTTGCCTGTCTGAGGGTTCCTGCCGGTGTAGACTTCGAGGAATACCCTATCGAGGTAATCCGCTGCAAGTCTCCTGGTGCTTGGGGCCATGGATGCAAACCTCGGCTCGACCTCTCCGAGTTCAGCGTCTTTAACTCCGGGATCGCCGAGTATCACGGTGGTTCTGCCCTTCGTGTCGGTTATGGCGTAAACAATTACCTCAGAGCCAGCCTCTTTGGCCTTCTCCACCGGAAGGGGAATGAACGGCCCGTTTCCAAAGGTGATGTTGACAACCCTTGCGTCCGGGAGCTCGCCGAATGGCTTCTCGCCGAACTTGTCCATGAATATTCCGTCGAGGAGGGGGCTTATGGTACACGAGCAGAGCTCGCTTGGGGTCTGCATCGAGGCCTTCAAGGAAGAG from Palaeococcus ferrophilus DSM 13482 carries:
- a CDS encoding NADPH-dependent FMN reductase codes for the protein MKVKTILGTAREGRKSERVARYLTKKASELGWEAELIDVKDYPLCYTHRWKITPEMERYRAKIFEADALIIVAPEYNGSYPGELKILLDTIFDEYEALPVEIVAVSSVTGGVRLLQELRLAAVNYRMLPVGQVLFYKVDELFEGDELRDKKYKERVERLLKTLEKYARALKPIRDEVRERLKEKEEHL